In the Thalassoroseus pseudoceratinae genome, GCACGCCCAGTTTTCAAGGTTCGTTCAATTCCGTTACTTCCGAAAGATGGCGTACAGTTCTTCATCCGCGGAAGCCGACGACGACGTTGATTGCCAGTCAAATTTGGATGGGAACGCAAATCCGATTGTAGCGATTGTGTCGATTATCCCGATGAATGATTCAGAACCGTGATTCGTCGCAACGGTTGAGTATTGGATCATTCCGGTGCGTATCGCACATATATGCAGCGGGCAAACTGCTCGAAAAACCTCGACAACGAACCGTTTTGTTCGCTACGTCATTCATTGAACTGCTCTATAATAGGCAGGATCAGCCATGCCGATACGGATTGTGCAACACGGACTGTGGCTTGTACTTTGCACAGTTTTGTTTTCAAGCGGCTGCGGGACGGGCCCCGGTGGTGCCTTCGCCTTGGTGCCCGACACGCACGTTCTAATCGAAGCAGCCGATACCATGCGACGCTGGGTCCACCAACCGGCTCCCGTTGCGCGCGAACTCAGCAAGACGGTGATTCCGGTCTATGTCGTCGAACCCGGCGACGTTCTGATCGTCGAAACCGCTTTTTTCGATTCACCGCTGAGATTGCCTCAAGACCAAACCGTTATGCCTGATGGCACCATCGATCTGGGACGTTTTGGACGCCCGGTCGTCGCTGGCATGAGCTTGGAAGAGATCGAGGCTCATCTTTTTGAATTGATCGAAGCGACTAAGCCAACCCATGATGGCGAACCGCTCACGACTGAGGAAATGCAGGTGAATGTTCGCCTTCTCGGACCGAACGGCGTGTACTTCTACGTTCTTGGTGAGGTCAACAATCCTGGTTCCTACACGTACACAGGACGCGAGACTGTGCTGGACGCGATTCTCGCTGCCGGGGGGATGAGCGACCGGGCGAGCAAAACCGACATCATTCTGAGCCGCCCGACAGCACCGGGGGAATGCCGTGTTGTGTTGCCGGTTTGCTACGAGCAAATCGTTCAACTGGGAGACACGACGACCAACTATCAAATCATGCCCGGCGACCGAATCTTCATCCCGACAGACCGAGCTTGCGATGGCTGCTTGAAATGTCTCGGACTCAAAAAAGACTGCAACGTCTGCAACACGCAGCAATGTGGGACGGCCGACTGTCCGCTGCCATTTGCTGCACCGGTCCACTATGAACGCCCCGTCTCACCGGCTTCCACGGAAATCGTTCATCCGACAGAAATCGCCCCCAAGCCTGCGGTCGATGTCCCGCCCATGCCAAACGAATAATTCATCAATTCGCATCGAAATGAATGCTAACCGTACTCGCAGCCGTCGGCCTGATCGAACAATGCATCGAATGAAGCTGTGAACTTCGTGTCCCGATCAGGCAGATTTTGAAGACTCTTGATTCGAGTCTTTGAGCCGTTTGAGCACATGAGTTTCCCGAGCCCGTGAGTCCCCCAAGTATCGAGCAAGAGCCGCTCGCAATTCGAACTTGCCGGAATCGAGGAGAGCTTGGTCGTCGTGAGCTAGCCACAATCGGTGTTGAGCGGATGGAATACAGACTCCTCAAATAGCGAAATCGTTTACGCGGGCTAGTCTGAGGAAGCGTCTTCAGACTCGCTTTTTGATCTTCGCTCGATCGTGACTGCCATGACGATCGGTGCGCTATTGTCTTCGCCCTTGACCAAATCGATCGTTGTGATGGCCCGGTCGCGTTTGGGTTCGATACTCAGGTAGCGGATCTGCTGGTTTCCGAGTGCGAATGCAAACTCGCTGCCCGGTACGTCGACTCGGCGGATGTAGTCTGCGAAATGGACCGCATTGATCAGTTTATGATCTTCCGTTGTGCCATCGTCGTAGGTCAGCCGAACGATCATCGAAACGGTCTTGCTGTCATCGAATGGATGGTTCCAGCCGCCAACGCCGCTGAGTAGATGGATTGCTGTTGCTGATGTTCCGCAAGGCAACGACACCGATTTGGGCATTTTGGGCGGCAGTGTGCCGTTTGGACCGTGCAGTAGCACGATGTTGGGTTGCGTTTTACCCTGAGGATCAGTCAACACGAACGGAACGCCTTTGAAGACTTTCGGTTTCCAATCCGGGAAGATCATTCGGTCCGGACCGGTATCCGTGTTGCCAAACAGCCCCTTCGTGCTGATGGCGGTCGCAACTTTGTCCAGCGGCAGCGGAATGTAGGGACCGGTATCGGTCATGAACTCCAACAAGTCCGTCAATTCCTTCTCAGAGATCTGCTTTTCAAATCCCTCTGGCATGACCGACTTACGCGACGCGATCAACTCCTCAATGTCTTCTCGTGGAACATCGATCTTTTTCGCCTTTGAATCGACAATTGTGATCGACGTCTTCGTTTCGCCGGCGAGCATTCCGTTGACGACTTTCCCGTCTACGGTCAGCACGTTGTAAAGTCGAAAGTTGCCTTCGACGTTGCGTGATGGGTCAATGATGTGCGTCAGCAGTTCTTCTTTCGGATGAACCGCCATGCCGGTCAGGTTGGGACCGATCTTCTGACCCATCTCGCCATGTTGGTGACAGGCAGCGCAAACTTTTTTGAAGACGGCTTTTCCGGCTTCGGCATCGCCTGTTGTCTCGGTCACGTGTAACAACGACTTCAAGACCTTGTCACGGTTGGCGTCCGGCAGACCGCCGCCCTTTGCGAGTAGTATTTCAGCCTGAGCCCGAAGACTTCGATCAGGGAACGATCTCAATGCCTGTTTTTGTTCCAGCGACAACTCGTTCAGGTCAAACTCTTTTGCTTCGGCTGCCGCCAGCAAAGACTTCACCCATGCCGGTTTGCCAAGAACGACACCGATAGCCGCGGACTTTGTACCGGGCGTCATGGATGGCATGTACTCGACAATCACTTTGCCGCCAGATTCCGCTTCGCTAAGACGTAGCGAAGCGAGAAGTTTTTCCGAAACATCTGGAGGAGTCTGTGGTGTGAGCAGTTCGACAACGGTCTCGACAGCATCCTTGTCGTTCGTACGAAAACCAATCAGGTCTCGTGCGGCGGCACCGCGTTCGTTAGCGGAGGCGTCCTTGTCCTCGATGATTGAGACCAAAGCTTCAACGATTTCGTCGGCATATTCGTCAAGGGCTTTGGTGCCTGATCGCGACGCGAGACGCAACAGCTTGCCTTTCAAGGTTCTGTCACCATTTTCAAACGCTTTCACAAATGCCGCGTCCAGCGACTTGTTCGACTTGATTCGGTAGTTCGTCGGCAAACCGGTGGCCAATCCGTCCAGAATCGTTACCGATAGCGTGGGGTGTGCCGTCGAAAGATTTGCGACGATACCTTGCAAACCACTAGCATCCGGTTTTTCACGAGCAAAGTGTTCTGCGATTCGACGTGTGATGCGATTGACGGCCTCGGACGGTGCGTCCTTGCGAGCAGTGACTCGTTGAAGGAAAGAACTCGCATGCTTTGCCGCTGCAGCCGTCAGGGCATCGATCAGGATTGGATCGTTTTCGCTCGATGCGAGTTCAGCCACAAGAACGCCGGCTTCCGCGGAAGCCGGCATGTCGGCGAGTGCCAGAATCGCCTGCAGCCGTACTTGCGGATTGCTGTCGCGGAACAATCCACGATGCTCCAGCAAAATCGCCAATCCGGCCTCGTCATGCGGAAGCACGGCAATCGCATTGCGACGAACCCCAGCCGACGGATGAGCGAGCGCAGTCCTCAGCCCCGTTGAAATGGAGCTCGACGCCTTATTCTGTGAGTCGAACCGGATGTATCCCAAACCACGGAGCGTGTGCAATGCGTGGATCGCACCGACATTCAATCCGATTTCGTCCACGGAATCATCTTTCAGCATCGCCAATAACGGTTCCAGCACATCGTCGGCATCGCGTTCAACCAGCAATCGCTGTGCCTGCAGCCGCCAGGGGAAAGATGGATGTTGTAGCTGGGCGACCAACTGTTGATTCGTGGCATCCGCAAGACTCGTGAAAGCATGGAGCTTATCCGATCCACCCTCAGTCGGAACGACGCGATAAACTCGGCCATGTTTTTTGTCTCGCAGGTCACTTTCATAAGCAGCGCCCTTGCCGGTTTCAAAACCATGAGGCGTCGGATTGTGTTGCACAATGTAGTTGTACCAATCGATCACCCAGACGGCCCCGTCCGGCCCGACTTCCGCCATAATCGGTGCGCTCCATTCATCGTTGCTGGCCAACAGATTCACCGGGCTGGTTGATGTGTAATCGGCTCCGTCCGGGCGTAGTACGAACGTCCCGATCAGGTGTCCTGTCGGACCACAAACGAAGGCGGTCTTGTTCCACCATTGCTGCGGAAACGTTCGTGCCGTGTACAACGCATGACCCGCCGCGGCCGTGTAGCCTCCGTGATGATCAACCTGACGGACGTTCTCGGTGATTGGATCGAATTTGTCGGAGTCGGCGATCGTGTGCAGTGTCGAAGGCGACAGGCCGCGAACGCCTTCGTAGTATCGATTCGGAATCGGTACGAATGTGCTCGGATTGCCATTGGCCGTCGAGCCGAAGATCAAGCCCTCTTCGCTGATTCCCAACCCCCAAGTGTTGTTGTCCGTCGACCGCACGAATTCTAGATCGGTGACTTTTGGGGGATCGGTCTGCGACAGCTTGAATCGCCAGAAGCCTTGACGGAACGATTGCGTCTGTTTCCCATCGAATTTTGGAGAGCTGTTGTTGTAACCCTGCATGGCCCAAATCCAGTTGTCGAGCCCGTAGCGAAAGTTGCTGACACCCCCATGCGTGTCACCAAGAGCCCAGCCAGTGATCAGAGTGGTTCTCTGATCGGCCACGTCGTCGCCGTTGGTGTCTTTCAGGAAGATCGTTTCCCGTCCGTTCTGCACGACGGCACCGCCGCGAACGATGACGATGGCGGCCGGGATGCTCAATCCGTCGGCAAACACGGTGAACTTGTCGGCGACATGGTCTCCGTCGGTATCTTCGCAGATGCGAATGCGGTCGCGGTTGCCACCAACTTCATTGGGATAATCAACCGTTTCGCACACCCACAGACGACCACGTTCATCCCATGTCATCGCAATCGGCTTGGCCTGAAAGTTTCGTTCGTCAGCGTAAAGGCGAACGGTCATGTTCTCCGGTGTGACGAAATGTTTGATCGATTCCTCAGGTGACAGAGGTTTCTGCATCAGCGTTTTAGGGTCGCCCTGCGTTCCCCATTGCCGGCTGGGTGTGTAGTTTGGGATCTTCGGGCCGACGTCAATGTACTCAAACTTTGCAACGTCTTTTCTAAGTGGCGTCATGGCAGGCGCGACGAACCGATTGACATCGCCAAAAGCGGGCACCTTTGACGGATCGTCACCACATGCCCATCGGATTCCGCGTTCCACAAGATTGTGAAAACCAGCATTGGAAAAAGTACGCTGATCGTGGCCCCACGCGGTGTAGAAAACACGGCCTTTGCCATGAGTCCGAATCCAAGTCCATGGCTCGCGTTTGCTGCCATCCGCCTGCTCACCTTCGACGCGGTACTCGAGGACGGTGCGATCCTTCTCGTTGTGCAGGTGATGAATGTACGTTTCGTCCCAACTGGTGAAGCTGCCGTAGTCTTTCATGATCGGGTGATCGGCGGCCGCGATCTGCGTTGTAAAAACACGACCACCATGCCGCTGAAACTGCGCTCCCATCAAGGCAACGATGTCCTTATTATTCCGCCAGCAGTAAGTTGCACAATGCAGCGGGATGAATCCTTTTCCACCGGCAACATAATCCAGCAACGCTTCCGCCTGAGAATCGGCGATCTCGTCAATGTTGGCATACAGCACGAGTCCGTCGAACTTCGCGAGCGTATCCGGATTGATGTCCGCCATGCGATCGGTGTATTTCAACTCGATTCCACGTTCAGCGAGTGCCGGTGCGAGTTCCTGAAACCGACGAGCCGGCTGGTGGTGACCATTGTCCCCCATGAATAGCAGGCTCAGGTCGTCTCCGACAGCATTTGCGGAGGAAACGGTCAAGAGAAGGACAGCAACGGAAGCGGCTATTCCAGCACCAATGATTGGATGTTCGTGTTTCATCGTATGACCATATTTTTTGTTGATTGAATGAGGAGCCGCTGCGGCTTTCCCGGTGCGAGGGCAAGGCTGCTTAGCCGAGCGTGAACTCCGGCAGACGAACGATTTCGCCGCCCTTTGTGGCCGACTCGTGCGCGCAGATTCCGACGCAGGTCCAGTTTGCACTTGTGACCGCATTCGGCTGCGGATCACGATCTTCCAGCAGAGCCGAAACAAACTCATGCACCAAGTGTGGATGCGAGCCGCCGTGACCACCTCCCTGAAGGAATGACAAGTGCTCGGCGTCGTGAATTTCGGCAGGCAGCGTGAATCTTTGGATTTCCTCGGGCAACAAGTGAGCGAAATCCGGAACCTCAATCTTTTCCGGAATCTCAGGTTCCGGCTTCTTTGCCGTGTGAATCACGTGTGGTTCGTTCTCCACCAGCGTCCATTCAAAACTCTTCTTGGTACCGTAGACATCAAAACTTTCGCGATACTGACGAGCAACGTCGTACAGACAGCGCCAGATGTGTGCCGTGAGATCGGAGTCTTTGACCTTGATGTGAGCCGACTGCAGCGCGAATGTGTTGCCGGACTTCTTGGCGATATCGTCTCGAACCGTCCCCGATCCGAAGCAACTCACGTATTCCGCCAGTCCGTCAACCAGTCCGAGGCAAGGGCTGACAACGTGCGTCGCATAGTGCATGGGAATCATTTCTTCCCAGTAGCTGGGCCAACCGTCCATGTCCTGCGGATGTGACGCTGCCAGATGCTGGATTTTCCCCAGTTCACCCTTGTCATACAGGTCTTTGATGAATAGGTACTCGCGGCTGTAGACGACGGTCTCGGCCATCATGTACTTCAGACCTGTTTCTTTGACTTTCTCGACGATTTGCCGACAATCGTCGATCGTCGTTGCCATCGGAACAGTACACATCACGTGCTTGCCCGCATCCAACGCTTTCAGTGACATCCAAGCGTGATCCGGAATCGGACTGTTGATATGGACGAAGTCGATATCCGAATCAGCAAGTACCTGATCGTAATCGGTGTATCGCTTCTCGATGCCGAATTGGTCGCCGGACTTGTTCAGTTCGGCTTCGTTGCGACGGCAGATCGCGGTGACATCTGCGTTTGGATGCGCCTTGTAGATGGGGATGAATTCAGCACCGAAGCCCAATCCAATCATGGCAGCATTGACAGTACGACTCACAGGATTCTTCC is a window encoding:
- a CDS encoding polysaccharide biosynthesis/export family protein, which produces MPIRIVQHGLWLVLCTVLFSSGCGTGPGGAFALVPDTHVLIEAADTMRRWVHQPAPVARELSKTVIPVYVVEPGDVLIVETAFFDSPLRLPQDQTVMPDGTIDLGRFGRPVVAGMSLEEIEAHLFELIEATKPTHDGEPLTTEEMQVNVRLLGPNGVYFYVLGEVNNPGSYTYTGRETVLDAILAAGGMSDRASKTDIILSRPTAPGECRVVLPVCYEQIVQLGDTTTNYQIMPGDRIFIPTDRACDGCLKCLGLKKDCNVCNTQQCGTADCPLPFAAPVHYERPVSPASTEIVHPTEIAPKPAVDVPPMPNE
- a CDS encoding PVC-type heme-binding CxxCH protein, with the protein product MKHEHPIIGAGIAASVAVLLLTVSSANAVGDDLSLLFMGDNGHHQPARRFQELAPALAERGIELKYTDRMADINPDTLAKFDGLVLYANIDEIADSQAEALLDYVAGGKGFIPLHCATYCWRNNKDIVALMGAQFQRHGGRVFTTQIAAADHPIMKDYGSFTSWDETYIHHLHNEKDRTVLEYRVEGEQADGSKREPWTWIRTHGKGRVFYTAWGHDQRTFSNAGFHNLVERGIRWACGDDPSKVPAFGDVNRFVAPAMTPLRKDVAKFEYIDVGPKIPNYTPSRQWGTQGDPKTLMQKPLSPEESIKHFVTPENMTVRLYADERNFQAKPIAMTWDERGRLWVCETVDYPNEVGGNRDRIRICEDTDGDHVADKFTVFADGLSIPAAIVIVRGGAVVQNGRETIFLKDTNGDDVADQRTTLITGWALGDTHGGVSNFRYGLDNWIWAMQGYNNSSPKFDGKQTQSFRQGFWRFKLSQTDPPKVTDLEFVRSTDNNTWGLGISEEGLIFGSTANGNPSTFVPIPNRYYEGVRGLSPSTLHTIADSDKFDPITENVRQVDHHGGYTAAAGHALYTARTFPQQWWNKTAFVCGPTGHLIGTFVLRPDGADYTSTSPVNLLASNDEWSAPIMAEVGPDGAVWVIDWYNYIVQHNPTPHGFETGKGAAYESDLRDKKHGRVYRVVPTEGGSDKLHAFTSLADATNQQLVAQLQHPSFPWRLQAQRLLVERDADDVLEPLLAMLKDDSVDEIGLNVGAIHALHTLRGLGYIRFDSQNKASSSISTGLRTALAHPSAGVRRNAIAVLPHDEAGLAILLEHRGLFRDSNPQVRLQAILALADMPASAEAGVLVAELASSENDPILIDALTAAAAKHASSFLQRVTARKDAPSEAVNRITRRIAEHFAREKPDASGLQGIVANLSTAHPTLSVTILDGLATGLPTNYRIKSNKSLDAAFVKAFENGDRTLKGKLLRLASRSGTKALDEYADEIVEALVSIIEDKDASANERGAAARDLIGFRTNDKDAVETVVELLTPQTPPDVSEKLLASLRLSEAESGGKVIVEYMPSMTPGTKSAAIGVVLGKPAWVKSLLAAAEAKEFDLNELSLEQKQALRSFPDRSLRAQAEILLAKGGGLPDANRDKVLKSLLHVTETTGDAEAGKAVFKKVCAACHQHGEMGQKIGPNLTGMAVHPKEELLTHIIDPSRNVEGNFRLYNVLTVDGKVVNGMLAGETKTSITIVDSKAKKIDVPREDIEELIASRKSVMPEGFEKQISEKELTDLLEFMTDTGPYIPLPLDKVATAISTKGLFGNTDTGPDRMIFPDWKPKVFKGVPFVLTDPQGKTQPNIVLLHGPNGTLPPKMPKSVSLPCGTSATAIHLLSGVGGWNHPFDDSKTVSMIVRLTYDDGTTEDHKLINAVHFADYIRRVDVPGSEFAFALGNQQIRYLSIEPKRDRAITTIDLVKGEDNSAPIVMAVTIERRSKSESEDASSD
- a CDS encoding Gfo/Idh/MocA family protein; the protein is MIGLGFGAEFIPIYKAHPNADVTAICRRNEAELNKSGDQFGIEKRYTDYDQVLADSDIDFVHINSPIPDHAWMSLKALDAGKHVMCTVPMATTIDDCRQIVEKVKETGLKYMMAETVVYSREYLFIKDLYDKGELGKIQHLAASHPQDMDGWPSYWEEMIPMHYATHVVSPCLGLVDGLAEYVSCFGSGTVRDDIAKKSGNTFALQSAHIKVKDSDLTAHIWRCLYDVARQYRESFDVYGTKKSFEWTLVENEPHVIHTAKKPEPEIPEKIEVPDFAHLLPEEIQRFTLPAEIHDAEHLSFLQGGGHGGSHPHLVHEFVSALLEDRDPQPNAVTSANWTCVGICAHESATKGGEIVRLPEFTLG